GAACGAGCTGATCAGCAATGTCACCGGCCTGCAATATGAATACGGCGAGGTGACAGACAGCGTCAACTGCCTGGTGACCTACCGAAGCCGCGCTTCGGTTGGTAACTGGCGCAATGTGTCATCGGTGCGCATTACGCTGACGGTACAAAGCCAGAACCAGGTTCCGCTGGCCAGTGGCAACAGCTATGGCTACCTGACCCAGACCTACCAGACCACTGCAGCCATCAGGGGCAAGCAATGCTACAAGTCCAGTTGAGTTTCCGGTCATCAGGTGCCCAGCGTGGTGCCAGCCTGATTGTTTCCCTGATTCTGCTGGCCGTGATTGCCTTGCTGGTGGTGTACGGGGCCCAGCCCTTGCTGACCGAACAGAAAATCGCCAGCAACCAGAACGACCGCACGCTGGCATTCCAGCTGGCTGAGCTGGGATTGAAGTCGGGTGAAAGCTACGTGGCTAGCAACAAGCCTGTTGCCAGTGCTTTTGCAACGGATTGCAGCGGTGGGCTCTGCCTGCCCAGCCAGTCGGCAGGCGGGACCAATGCCTGGGAGCGCAGCAATGTGTTTACCGGTACCTATCTCAATTCGTTGCCGTGCTCTACCTGCACCATTACTGCCGACACCATGCAAAAACCGCGCTACACCATTGAATTGCTGGACAGTAATTATTCCGATGCGGTAACCGGTACTACCGGTGCGTCACTGTACCGTATTACTTCCCGTGCCTGGGGCCGCAATGCCAATACCCAGGTGACCTTGCAAAGTTATTACGTCGTTTCCTGAGGCAGCTGCCCATGTCCCGTTCTGTTACTGTTTGCACGGCAGCTGTGCTGGCACTATTTTCTGCCACGGTTTTTGCTGCGAATCCGTATCCGGCGGTGCCGCTCTATCTGAATCAGAAAACCGTACGGCCCAATATTGCCCTGATGGTGGATGACTCGGGGAGTATGAAAGATGCTCCCAATGGTTATTCAGTAAGTACATCCAATCCAGCTAAAATTACCATTGCGCGCAAGGTGTTGACCGACTTGCTGAACAATAATTGGGATATGGCTTACTGGGCCTTGTTCCATTTTAATTATGGTCCGAATTCCAGGTCGTATGGGGGGTATGTTCCTTTAAGATCCAGCTTGAAGCTGGATGGTTGGAGTGATCCCACATTATCTACTTCCAGCACTCAACTTACCAATTTTACTAATGATATTAATGGCAGTGGATTGACCGATTATTTGGGTACGCCGAGTGCTGGTGCGTTTTATAATATTATGCGCTCGTTTTCCGGGCGGCCAGGCTGGAATGGCTATCCAAGCTATCAGGCACCACAAGACTATACCAATGCTTCGCCCATCAAATATGTCTGCCAGAAAAATTTTGTCATTTTCATTTCAGACGGCTATCCCAATGATGAAGTGGTCAATGCTACCGAGAAGAATAAATCCGGAGCTTCTGTTTCTCTGAATAGTTATACCCCGGTCGGAGTGACCATGCCCAGTGTGGCCTCCGGTGTTGACACGACGCTGGTGCGCTATGCCGGGTTTTACTATCAGAATGGAGTGGTTCCCAACGGGGTGAATACCGATACCGAGGGCAATGCCTATAGCGCAGCGACGGCGCAGCCAATGGTGACTTACACCATTGGTTTTGGTCTGCCTGCGACGGACGATGGCCAGAAGGTGTTGGCGGCTACTGCAACGGCAGGGGGTGGGCAAAGCTTCAACTCCAGTGATGAAACTTCGCTAACCAACTCGCTAAAATCCGTTTTGAACAGCATTACCTCTACCACGGCCACCAACGTACCGGTTGTTGCCAGCAAGCCGACCAATCCAAGCGAAGCAATCCAGGCTACCTTCTATTCTGGCGACTGGTCCGGCCAGTTGCATGCCTACAGTGTAAGCAGTAGTACTGGCCTGGCTAGCCTGAGCTCCACCATCCCTATCGTATTCAATGCGTCGGCGAGTACACGTCTGGCCAATATCTTTACCAGCACCGGCCCTTCTGCCAATGGTGCGTTGTACAGCAGCGTAAACAGTGGCAGCAGCAGCTTGCTCAGTTATCTGTCAGGAGGCTCGCCAAGTGGCTGGCGTAGCCGCAGCAGTGACAAATCCAGCCCGTCGACGCTGGGTGACATTATCGATTCCACCCCCACGCCTTTTGGTTGCACGGCAACTGCCGGTTTTGCCGTGGGGGCCAATGACGGCATGCTGCATGTATTCGGTCGTACCACCAGCAATTACACCGAAGACTTTTCCTATATTCCGCGCGCGGTGACGGTAGCCAATCTCACCGCATTGGGCTCCACCACCTATGGTGGCGCGCAGCCCCACCTGTATTTTGTCAACGGCAGTCTGACTTTCAATAATGTCAGCGGCGGCGATAACCAGTTTTCCACGGCGACTACTTCGGTATTGACCGGTGGCATGGCACAGGGCGGGCAGGGCCTGTTTGCGCTGGATATCAGCAATACTGTGGCTAACCCGTCTTTGCTGACTGGTGGCAGTGTATTCGGTATCAGTAATGTGCTGTGGGACCATGTGCCGGCTGA
The sequence above is drawn from the Aquitalea denitrificans genome and encodes:
- a CDS encoding pilus assembly PilX family protein is translated as MLQVQLSFRSSGAQRGASLIVSLILLAVIALLVVYGAQPLLTEQKIASNQNDRTLAFQLAELGLKSGESYVASNKPVASAFATDCSGGLCLPSQSAGGTNAWERSNVFTGTYLNSLPCSTCTITADTMQKPRYTIELLDSNYSDAVTGTTGASLYRITSRAWGRNANTQVTLQSYYVVS